The following coding sequences lie in one Pseudomonas svalbardensis genomic window:
- a CDS encoding ATPase: MSMRNDANDDFDDVPSLRADSLDDDVFPTTARNSVHSRTAPVVKVKSPSTGPLWALVGALFFAFAGLAWWSFQQLSLMEQQLVATQESFARISEDAAGRLQDISGKVVASQTNVSSDSEALKLQIKQLESKLQDQSKQQQGVVGQTTDLDKRLALMSAQTTDLDKRLAQMTAQTTEQQTATIQLQAQVKVLNSDVAVLKSTPVDSDKFDAQLKSLGADIVALKKQGNPSAAIERLEQEVIVLKSEQDNRPAATPGGTNTAEFDAFRSQVTRNINTLQAQIQNLQQQLRARP, from the coding sequence ATGTCCATGCGTAACGATGCCAACGACGACTTCGACGATGTACCGAGCCTGCGTGCCGACAGCCTCGACGACGATGTTTTTCCGACCACGGCTCGCAACTCCGTACATTCGCGGACCGCGCCAGTCGTCAAAGTCAAAAGCCCGAGCACCGGCCCGCTATGGGCGCTGGTTGGCGCCTTGTTCTTTGCTTTTGCAGGCCTTGCCTGGTGGAGCTTCCAGCAGCTCTCGCTGATGGAACAGCAATTGGTGGCGACCCAGGAAAGTTTCGCGCGTATCAGTGAAGATGCGGCGGGGCGCTTGCAGGACATTTCCGGCAAGGTTGTGGCCAGTCAGACCAACGTCAGCAGCGACAGCGAAGCCTTGAAGCTGCAAATCAAACAGCTGGAAAGCAAACTCCAGGATCAAAGCAAACAACAGCAAGGTGTTGTCGGCCAGACCACCGATCTGGACAAGCGCCTGGCACTGATGAGCGCACAAACCACTGATCTGGATAAGCGCCTGGCGCAGATGACCGCTCAGACCACTGAGCAACAGACCGCCACCATTCAATTGCAGGCTCAGGTCAAAGTCTTGAACAGCGATGTAGCCGTGCTGAAAAGCACCCCGGTGGACTCAGACAAATTCGACGCACAGCTAAAAAGCCTTGGCGCCGACATCGTTGCACTGAAGAAACAAGGCAACCCGAGCGCCGCCATCGAGCGTCTGGAGCAGGAAGTCATTGTGCTCAAAAGCGAACAGGACAATCGCCCGGCCGCGACGCCAGGCGGGACCAATACCGCCGAATTCGACGCCTTCCGTAGCCAGGTCACCCGCAACATCAACACCCTTCAGGCGCAGATC
- a CDS encoding NAD-dependent epimerase/dehydratase family protein — MKILVTGASGFIGGRFARFALEQGLDVRVNGRRAESVEHLVRRGAEFIQGDLSDPELARDLCSDVEAVVHCAGAVGLWGRYQDFHQGNVQVTENVVEACLKQRVRRLVHLSSPSIYFDGRDHLGLTEEQVPKRFKHPYAATKYLAEQKVFGAQEFGLETLALRPRFVTGAGDMSIFPRLLKMQRKGRLAIIGNGLNKVDFTSVQNLNEALLSSLLASGSALGKAYNISNGTPVPLWDVVNYVMRKMDVPQVTRYRSYGLAYSVAALNEGVCKLWPGRPEPTLSRLGMQVMNKNFTLDISRARHYLDYDPKVSLWTALDEFCGWWKAQDIR; from the coding sequence ATGAAGATTCTGGTTACCGGCGCAAGCGGCTTCATTGGCGGGCGCTTTGCGCGTTTTGCCCTGGAGCAGGGCCTGGACGTGCGGGTCAATGGTCGCCGGGCCGAAAGTGTGGAGCATCTGGTGCGCCGTGGCGCCGAGTTCATCCAGGGTGACTTGAGCGACCCGGAACTGGCACGCGATCTGTGCTCAGACGTCGAAGCCGTGGTGCATTGCGCCGGTGCGGTCGGTTTGTGGGGGCGGTATCAGGACTTCCATCAAGGCAATGTCCAGGTCACTGAAAACGTGGTCGAGGCCTGCCTGAAACAGCGGGTTCGGCGTCTGGTGCACTTGTCGTCGCCGTCGATCTACTTTGATGGCCGCGATCATCTGGGGCTGACCGAAGAACAGGTGCCCAAGCGTTTCAAACATCCCTACGCCGCCACCAAATACCTGGCGGAGCAAAAGGTTTTCGGCGCTCAGGAGTTCGGCCTCGAAACCCTGGCCCTGCGCCCGCGTTTCGTGACGGGGGCTGGTGACATGAGCATCTTCCCGAGATTGCTGAAAATGCAGCGCAAGGGACGGCTCGCGATCATCGGCAACGGCCTGAACAAGGTTGATTTCACCAGCGTGCAAAACCTCAATGAAGCGTTGCTAAGCAGTCTGCTGGCCAGTGGTTCGGCGTTGGGCAAGGCCTACAACATCAGCAACGGCACGCCGGTGCCGTTGTGGGACGTGGTCAATTACGTGATGCGCAAGATGGATGTCCCACAGGTCACGCGCTACCGTTCCTACGGCTTGGCCTACAGCGTAGCGGCGCTCAACGAGGGGGTGTGCAAATTGTGGCCGGGTCGTCCCGAACCGACCCTGTCGCGCCTGGGCATGCAGGTGATGAACAAAAATTTCACCCTGGACATCAGCCGCGCCCGGCATTATCTGGACTACGATCCCAAAGTCAGTCTCTGGACCGCCCTCGATGAATTCTGCGGCTGGTGGAAGGCCCAGGACATTCGTTGA